Genomic window (Zonotrichia albicollis isolate bZonAlb1 chromosome 11, bZonAlb1.hap1, whole genome shotgun sequence):
AAAGCTGTCCTATTAAGCCTAATATTTAAGTCATATTAATAAAATTACTGGGGTTTACTcctcttttacttttttttttttttttggtttgtccCACTTTCTTGCCCCTTCAAAGGGGACATTTTACCCAAAGGGTATTTTTCCACATAATGGCCTCCATTTTCCACACATTCAAGACTGCAGCATGAGACGTTTTCCCAGGATGTTACTTCTCTTGAAATCCTCTGGGAAACTATGCCCATTTTTGCCTGCAAAGTGACATTCTGTTACAGATGGGTTTAACAAAAAGCATCCTAACAGGAGGATAAGACTGGAGTTTCTTCCTGTGCTCCCAGtggacagaaaaataaatcacacagGCCATAAGCAGACCTTCTCCAGTTGTGCTGGTGAGGAGGCCACTGTCACTGCCACTCACAGCAGATGCACATTGCCCAGAGAGAACATCTACAGGACCTCTAAGCCACTAGAAATACTCCATCTGTTTTTTCTCAGGAGCAGCTGGCAAAAAATATCCCTGAACTGTTAGAGTGGGGAAGAGAAGATGTccataaaatgtttttaaaccATTTAAGCATTGCTGTTCATTGCTAGCTCCTAAGTGAGCCCTGTTTATGTTGCAGGGGCTGGGAACTGATGAGGACACACTCATTGAAATCATCTGCTCCCGAACAAACCAGGAGCTCAGTGAAATCAACAGAGTCTACAGGGAAAGTGAGTTTACTTTGCAAGTTTCCATGTCTTTTACACTAAGTCACTTGGATAAATTCCTCTCAGTGTGAATTTCATTATTAGAAATCAAACTCAAATCTGCTTTGGTTCTCTGCTGTTTTGTACGGGTGTTCTGGATATTTGTGTGATTTATATAGTTGCATCTTGTTGCATGGTAGCAAACAGACTGAAGGCTATTTGCTGCTAATGCAAGTTGTGTCTAAATGAAAATTTGGGTAAGCTTTCCATGAGACCCTGATTGCATGGACCTCGCGGCTAGCTGGTAGCAGTGCTGGGTTTGATGTAGGCAAGCGTGGACTCATTTTCATTATCCTCCACACCTGACTTAGATTGTAGCTGTTTATGTGCATAAAACACAGTAATTAGCAGCCTTTTTTCTTGTAAAGGAGTATTTGTGAGCTACCCTTTTGCCTGAAAAGAACTCTTTGTTTTCTAGTGTACAAGACAGAGCTGGAAAAGGACATAGTATCAGACACGTCTGGTGACTTCCGCAAGCTCATGGTTGCCCTGGCCAAGGTAGGGCTGTTCAGTTTCCCACTTTCTCCAATGTGCCTCAGGGGTGGCTGCCAGTGAAACCATTGGGTTTCTGATGCACTCTTAAATTCCCCTCTATTTTCACCAAcctttggggggaaaaaaatattcaaatgttGAAGGGCAAAGTATTTTAACAGAAATGCAGCATTTACAGCATTAGCTTTGTAATGGGGTGGAGTATGCGGTTACTCATTTAGCAAATTcaggttaaaaaaagaaaaaaaactgaatatatgCATAGCAAACAGCTTTCTTTCATAGAAACCTTTCTAAAATACTGATATCTCGTTTGAAGGGCAAAAGGTGTGAAGATACCTCTGTGATTGATTACGAGCTGATTGACCAAGATGCCAGGGTAAGTGCTGGTAGTGACCATGAAATATCTCCAGTTGGTCAGGCTTTGGGGGATATTGAACATAAACATGGAAGTGGAGAGCATTTGTGAAGTAGGTGTGTGCATTTCAGATTGTCCTGCACAGTAACGTTTGCATGGTGTCAGTGAATCTGCCAATCCTGATGCCTTCAGGGATCAATTTTCACAGACTCCTTACCCAGTATACAGAAGCTCTCTGGTATTTCTTTTAGATACATGAAGAGAGAGAGCCTTTAACAAAAGGAAACGCATCCATTGCAGTGAGCTTAGTGGCTGTTAGTGCTTGTTTGTTACATCTGCATCTGTCAAGAGCAGTTCTGCTGAGGTAAACAGAGCTAAATACAGAGTAAAGCTGTAGCCAGAGGTGAATACAAAGCAATTAGTCTTAGTGTCAGATTTAGATCCTTAAATGTTGTCCTGGTGACCTGCTCAGCCACGTGTCCCTGTGTGTTTCTCCCACAGACACAGTTCCAGTGGTGCTTGTTTTTCCAATTAGAAAATTGTCTACATTTGCAATAGCCTCTTGTGCAACTCCTGAGtttttgtgattttctttttctttctaaccCCAGGACCTCTATGATGCTGGTGTGAAGAGAAAGGGAACTGATGTCCCCAAGTGGATCAACATTATGACTGAAAGAAGTGTTCCCCACCTGCAGAAAGGTACTATTCAAGagacagaatattttttttcctgtaagagAAAGTTATAATAAAATGGTAATGATTTTGTCCCATGTATTGAAATTATTGTGAAAAGCACTCAAAAACATAGGAGATCTCATAAATCTTAATTCATGTCCAaggtcttaatttttttttttaagctagtTATTTCTGTGGATGTGTTGATCTCACATTTTAAGTGTGTACAGCTGTTTTTTTACACAGGTGTAACAATGCTCAGTTATATGTCACATACCTGAAAACAAAGATGTTGCAAAGCTAGAAAATATGGATGCAGGATACCTCGAGAAGCCCTGTGGCTTTTACCTCTGTGCCAGGGTAGCTCAGCTATGTCATGTACTTAAATCTGCCAGTGAAGACCCGAAAGCAGCACATGAGAAAAGCCATTTGAAGATTTCTCAGAGCTTAAATCACTGTTGTTTCAAAAAATACCAGTACAGGATTAAGATGGTGTTTTCGCAGATTATAGAGGTgctcaaggaaaacaaaaaggcCACAGCATGGGACCTTTACAAACTTCTGCTTGTATTTAAGATGAGATTCTCAGAAGGACTTGCATGGATATTTATTAATTATGTGTCTCTACATTCCTGTGTCTGTGTTCATGCTTTGGTTGGTTATTTCTGCCAGTTCTTAGTCTGGTTTTGATTTCACCTACTTTCTTTTCTGTGCTAGTGTTTGAGAGGTACAAGAGCTACAGCCCATATGATATGCTGGAGAGCATCAAGAAGGAGGTTAAGGGAGATTTGGAGAATGCCTTCCTTAATCTTGGTAAGTTACCCTGAAGTAAAGACTGTCCTTATGTGGGATCTTTTCAGGGCTCTTGCAATGTATCATGATAAAGGTAGGACCTGGATTCACCCTGCTAGATGAGAAATTAGCTGGGCATGCTGGTGTTGTTGGATCCACCGGTGTATTTTTGGATATTGCAGATACTGAGAAGCAGCTTATTTTTGCCCTCTGAAAAATGTAAACTTTGCTTTCCAGTTAAAATTCAAATGCATGTGTGTTGTGATCTGCTGTTAGTTCCACTTTTATTTGACAGAGGGGCTTAATGTTTGTTtccccaagcaaacaaaaaggtTGAAATGGTTCAGTACCCACCTAGGCTGGAGAGAAAACagcgtgtgtgtgtgagaggagGAGACAGGCAGGCAGTGGGGGTGGTAGGGGCTAATTGAAGAGCTGATTTGACACTGAAATCTCTGAAAGAGGGAGGCAGGGTGTAAGACTGATACTGTGCCATGAGGTGAAGATGACAAGGATGTCACTGTGTTTAAGAAGGATTTCTTTAAGGAGAAAATGCATTTCAGACTGAGGGTGAACTGAGAGCTGTCTAATGCAAATAGAGTATAGACAGAGCTCAGCCTTGAAAAGGAGACTTCTCATGGGTGAGTATACAAGGAGTGTTCCAGAGGAGAGATTGCTTCTAGAAGTGGAACCATGAACTGGGAGCTGTGGAGGAGGGCCAGCATTCTGAAATTATGGCATTTTCATGGAAGGAAACCCTTCCTAAGAATGTGAGCATCTGTGGTTCAGTCATGAGCTAAACCAAATGACTTCTAAGTAGCAagtcaggaaaaatattttctctgtgtCCCCTTTTTGGAGGAACTTTTGCTGAAAACCTTATTTTGACTACTTATCATAGCTTTAAAAATGGCTGCAATATTCTGCGTCCTGTGCATGGGCAGGATATTTAACTATTCTTGTCTCTCTCTTCAGTCCAGTGCATTCAGAACAAGCAGCTGTATTTTGCAGACAGACTGTATGATTCCATGAAGGTAGGAAAGACTGGTTTTTCTCTCTACTATTTTTTTCGTTGTCATTGTTAGAAACTTCTGTTCATATGAAATGTCACTGGCATGTGAATAAATTAACaattgcttaatattgttcaaAAGCATTCTTTAACCCTTACCAGCCTGGATTATCTGTTCAGATTTCTCTGGTATAGGGAAATGTAGGAAAGAGTTTCATTATAAAGATCTTTATTAGAGCAGATGATTATAATTAGCAAAGTTGGACACATCTTTTGCACGTAACCAAGAGCTGATAGCaaaaaaagctgtttattgAATGCCAAAATAAGATATTAAATTGgcctcaaaacattttgtgaagaaaaaggaataaagagaaaCACCTGGTGAGAGGCATTAGGCGGTTCCAGGAAGAGCTGGTGAACCAAAAGTGCTCCTTACAGTCTAAGCTAAATTTGTGGCTGCAGGTTGGTTAAACACTGCTGATGAGACAGGTACATTCATGCTCAGATTCTTGCATCATAATAATGATCTTCATTAGAAGATTTGATTCATTTTAGCTTTTATTGCTCATCTTGGTTGCCTGTAGTTTGCTGTCCTACCTTTAATTAATGGTAACATTTCAGCTATTGCAGCTCTTAATGTGTGTGTGCTTGTAGGGCAAGGGGACCCGGGACAAGGTCCTGATCAGGATTATGGTGTCCCGCTGCGAGGTTGACATGCTGAAAATCAAGAGTGAATTCAAGAGGAAATACGGAAAATCTCTCTATTATTTCATCCAGGCAAGTTTTCATCTTTGGTTTTATATCAGAGGCCTTTGCAGCAGTCTTCATTGGATTCGTGGTAGCACTAGAATTCATGGGAGGTGTGTTAGAGGCCACAGAGAGAATATTGTATTATTTATGTACTGTGGGAAAACCCACCTTTATCTTCACAGTCTACAGCTGGTACAGTTCCTGTCAGCCACTTGACAGTGTATGTGAGCTTTGTGCAATCAACTGATGTGTTCTGAAAGAGAATTCTGCTCACCAGTCCCCATCCTCAGATCAAAAGAAGAGACAATTGTTCTGTGATTGCTGAATGAAAATGGAACATCTAAACTGATACTCCCTTTCATTTCAgtgctcaaggagaaagctCCTTAGCTAGTGACTTTTGTCCATTTCTGTGATTGGACAGGAGCTACAGGTGCTAGGTTTTGTCTAACTTGGGGCATAAGCAAAGAGCTTGTGAATCTGTTTCAAAGCTGATCTTCACCCTCACAATAGCTCATGCTATACTATTCCTTGTGTAGATGAAGCTGAGTCAAAATCTTAATTCAGAATCTTTTCCTGAAGGTGTCAATTGTAGATTattagcaattttttttaatagtgccCTTGGTGTATGATTTTTGCAGTGGTCAGTGAGACAGAGTAGAATCTAGTCCTTCTGCTTCCCTTTGTTGTGTTACTCTTTTTTAATACCCAAATTTCTCTCTTCTTGGCCTTGCATTTGTATTGCAAGAATGATTAAATAATTTCACTTCACACATAGGTAAAACTCAGTCAAGatagtctcctccaggctgagaaGGCTTCAGTGTGAATCATAGACTGTCCCACAGGTTTAGAATATAATTCATATGCTTACACATTTTATGGCTGTTTCCTGAcatgtattttgtttttttctttccttgctttACAGCAAGACACAAAAGGGGATTACCAGAGGGCACTGCTGAACCTGTGTGGTGGAGAGGACTGAAAACTGTGATGGAAGAAACCCAAGTCCAGAGAAATGCCTTTTTTGCTCTTCATTTTACTGTAATCCTAGAAAACCTGAATTTCCTAGCTACCCTTGAGTTGCCctttccctgccagagccctgctgcagTTTGCTGCCCTGCGCTGTGCATGCCCCTCTCGGCagctgtgcttggctgtgccaaAGCTCCTAACAGCGTATCCAGAGACACTAACCCTCCAGGAGACACGGGCTCACACGTGCTTGTGAAAAGCCCTGCCTCTCTGTGCAATGTTtctaataaaacaaataaaatgacGTTTTACTTTAACAATATGTGTCTTTCAGATCTTAATTTGAAAACTGTCTAAATAGTTGATGTGTATTTAGCTGTTGCTGTCCATTTTCTGTGTTGTTTCCATCCTCCTCAAGTTCACTACTTGGGGCTGAAAACTTATCTTCTTCCCTCAAGCCCTTCATGTGTTTAATGATTCACTTTGTCAGCAGATCCAAAACCATTCTCTTCACTGGTTGAAGGAgatgatcctgcccctctgcttgaCCCTACTGAGGTCACAGCTGGTGTGctctgtccagttctgggctgcCTAGTACAGAGAGAcatgcagctcctgcagtggaTCCAGTGGAGGGCACAAAGATGATTTAGGGAATGGAACATCTCTGATGAGGAgacactgagggagctgggcctctTAAGTCTGGAGAAGACTGAGAGGGGATGTAATTAACGCTTACAAATATCTACAAACTGGGTGCCAATTGATGCCAGACTCTTTTCAGCGGTGTCCAGCAACAGGATGAGGAGCAAAGGCCATAAACTAAAAAACAGAAGAGGTTTCACCTCAGCATGTTGA
Coding sequences:
- the ANXA2 gene encoding annexin A2 isoform X1; protein product: MSTVHEILSKLSLEGDHSLPPSAYATVKAYSNFDADRDAAALETAIKTKGVDEVTIINILTNRSNEQRQDIAFAYQRRTKKELSAALKSALSGHLEAVILGLLKTPAQYDASELKAAMKGLGTDEDTLIEIICSRTNQELSEINRVYREMYKTELEKDIVSDTSGDFRKLMVALAKGKRCEDTSVIDYELIDQDARDLYDAGVKRKGTDVPKWINIMTERSVPHLQKVFERYKSYSPYDMLESIKKEVKGDLENAFLNLVQCIQNKQLYFADRLYDSMKGKGTRDKVLIRIMVSRCEVDMLKIKSEFKRKYGKSLYYFIQASFHLWFYIRGLCSSLHWIRGSTRIHGRCVRGHRENIVLFMYCGKTHLYLHSLQLVQFLSAT
- the ANXA2 gene encoding annexin A2 isoform X2; its protein translation is MSTVHEILSKLSLEGDHSLPPSAYATVKAYSNFDADRDAAALETAIKTKGVDEVTIINILTNRSNEQRQDIAFAYQRRTKKELSAALKSALSGHLEAVILGLLKTPAQYDASELKAAMKGLGTDEDTLIEIICSRTNQELSEINRVYREMYKTELEKDIVSDTSGDFRKLMVALAKGKRCEDTSVIDYELIDQDARDLYDAGVKRKGTDVPKWINIMTERSVPHLQKVFERYKSYSPYDMLESIKKEVKGDLENAFLNLVQCIQNKQLYFADRLYDSMKGKGTRDKVLIRIMVSRCEVDMLKIKSEFKRKYGKSLYYFIQQDTKGDYQRALLNLCGGED